A single genomic interval of Candidatus Babeliales bacterium harbors:
- a CDS encoding RING finger protein produces MQRLVKLFFVGFLMLGGVRVQGAMSSGNELGETFYFRLGADLVMRPIDHNGQEIPFSPELLADLQALVMPVILQAMALPGVDNSDQQVNALFQAQPEAIQTPEKISDFSSNNAPLPTTILYTEQCSICFEAFGDGSDIAVFRCGHIFCVECANQALSYQAKKCPNCRDEKTEKYRKISFWSDNLKKN; encoded by the coding sequence ATGCAAAGGTTAGTAAAATTATTTTTTGTTGGTTTTTTGATGCTTGGTGGTGTGCGTGTGCAGGGTGCTATGTCTTCAGGCAATGAACTTGGCGAAACATTTTATTTTAGACTTGGTGCCGATTTGGTTATGCGGCCAATTGATCATAATGGTCAAGAAATTCCTTTTTCGCCAGAATTACTTGCTGACTTGCAAGCGTTAGTTATGCCAGTTATTTTGCAGGCGATGGCGTTGCCCGGTGTTGATAATTCTGATCAGCAGGTTAACGCGCTGTTTCAAGCTCAACCAGAAGCTATTCAAACGCCGGAAAAAATTTCAGATTTCTCAAGTAACAACGCGCCGTTGCCAACAACTATTCTTTATACAGAACAATGCTCAATTTGTTTTGAAGCATTTGGTGACGGTAGTGATATTGCCGTTTTTCGTTGTGGGCATATTTTTTGTGTTGAGTGTGCCAACCAAGCATTAAGCTATCAAGCAAAAAAATGTCCGAACTGTCGCGATGAAAAAACAGAAAAGTATCGCAAAATTTCTTTTTGGTCTGATAACCTCAAAAAAAACTAA
- the aspS gene encoding aspartate--tRNA ligase, with protein MGLIKRSVYCGDVAESLVGQEVCVTGWVNRRRDHGGVIFIDLRDRSGIVQLVFNPEINADMMELAHTLRIEYVLSAKGTLMHRAPDAINPKMPTGKYEVNVTEFSLLARSKPLPFQLEEAENVSEDLRLKYRYLDLRRPEMQKFVRLRHEVNLYLREYLDKQGFYEIETPILSKSTPEGARDFLVPSRLSQGEFYALPQSPQIYKQLLILAGFEKYFQIARCMRDEDLRADRQPEFTQLDIEMSFIDENDIQTVCEGFLSGLWKKFLNIELKAPFKRYAYDDVFALYGSDKPDMRFDLKIQDYTKLFEPMGLKFLQSIVEGGGKIGGVCVKDHKFSRSELDGWVEKVTKEYGAKGLVYIRFNEDNTPNSPIAKFLPADFLAQAQKFIPGLTAADTLFVVAGEYKHSWSILGKLRIELGNSLNLIDRSKHELFWVTDFPMFEWNEEEKGWNACHHPFTSPQEGWENLPVGDVKARAYDLICNGYELGGGSIRINNPDVQRKVFEIIGLSEEQAQQKFGFLLEAQTYGYPPEGGLAFGIDRIMMILGQTNSIRDVIAFPKTQKMSCLMMESPSPVDGKQLRELGIKIIAEK; from the coding sequence ATGGGATTGATAAAGCGATCGGTGTATTGCGGAGACGTTGCAGAGTCATTGGTTGGGCAAGAAGTTTGTGTGACCGGTTGGGTGAATCGTCGGCGCGACCATGGCGGCGTTATTTTTATCGATCTGCGTGATCGTAGCGGTATTGTGCAGCTGGTGTTTAATCCAGAAATTAATGCTGACATGATGGAGCTGGCCCACACGCTGCGCATTGAATATGTGCTTTCGGCCAAAGGCACGCTCATGCACCGTGCACCAGACGCTATAAATCCCAAAATGCCAACCGGTAAGTACGAAGTTAATGTTACTGAGTTTTCGTTGCTGGCTCGTTCCAAACCGTTGCCTTTCCAGCTGGAAGAGGCTGAAAACGTTTCTGAAGATTTGCGTTTAAAATATCGTTACCTCGATCTGCGCCGTCCAGAAATGCAAAAGTTTGTGCGCTTGCGCCACGAGGTTAATCTTTATTTGCGTGAGTATTTGGACAAGCAGGGCTTTTATGAAATTGAAACGCCAATCCTTTCAAAAAGTACGCCTGAAGGTGCGCGTGATTTTTTGGTGCCGTCTCGTCTCTCACAAGGTGAGTTTTATGCGTTGCCCCAGTCCCCTCAAATCTACAAGCAGCTGCTGATTTTAGCAGGTTTTGAAAAATACTTTCAAATTGCGCGCTGCATGCGCGATGAAGATTTGCGTGCTGACCGCCAGCCTGAATTTACGCAGCTGGACATTGAAATGTCATTTATTGATGAAAACGACATTCAAACGGTATGCGAAGGATTCTTGAGTGGACTTTGGAAGAAATTTTTAAACATTGAGCTCAAAGCACCGTTTAAGCGCTATGCGTATGATGACGTTTTTGCGCTTTATGGTTCTGACAAGCCTGATATGCGTTTTGACCTTAAAATCCAAGATTATACAAAATTATTTGAGCCAATGGGACTCAAGTTTTTGCAGTCTATTGTTGAAGGTGGCGGCAAGATTGGTGGCGTGTGTGTAAAAGATCACAAATTTTCACGCTCCGAACTTGATGGTTGGGTAGAAAAGGTCACCAAAGAGTATGGCGCCAAAGGGTTGGTATACATCAGATTTAATGAAGACAACACACCAAACAGCCCAATCGCCAAATTTTTACCAGCTGACTTTTTAGCACAAGCGCAAAAGTTTATACCTGGCTTAACGGCAGCCGACACGCTTTTTGTAGTCGCTGGTGAGTACAAACATTCGTGGAGCATTTTGGGCAAGTTGCGCATTGAGTTGGGCAATAGTCTGAATTTAATTGACCGCAGCAAGCACGAGTTGTTTTGGGTTACCGACTTTCCTATGTTTGAGTGGAACGAAGAAGAGAAGGGCTGGAATGCCTGCCATCATCCGTTTACCTCGCCGCAAGAAGGTTGGGAAAACTTGCCAGTGGGTGATGTAAAGGCGCGCGCGTATGATTTGATTTGCAACGGTTATGAGCTGGGCGGTGGTTCAATTCGTATTAACAACCCCGATGTTCAGCGCAAAGTTTTTGAAATTATTGGTTTGAGTGAAGAGCAGGCGCAACAAAAGTTTGGCTTCCTGCTTGAAGCGCAAACGTACGGCTATCCGCCAGAAGGTGGTCTTGCCTTTGGTATTGACCGCATCATGATGATTCTTGGCCAGACTAATTCTATTCGCGATGTTATTGCATTTCCTAAAACGCAAAAGATGAGTTGCTTGATGATGGAAAGCCCATCGCCGGTTGACGGCAAGCAGTTGCGTGAGCTTGGTATTAAGATTATTGCTGAGAAATAA
- a CDS encoding M48 family metalloprotease, producing MNSSILTQRYAQRVLCSVAFALASLLATPVLSAKNPRTPLQQECITFTSSLPIPKVPDNKKSSFQERMSNILDLDYFDFSIEDWFWLAPTNEQKTPRLHAMIQKIAARQGIPTPKIFIVKEKWPFGDQALTWSPRGQESIIIVGEELLLNTTEDQAEAIVAHELGHIKHNHSKNRIMMKYALYAFAFVFMTLTLSLPLVGWLNPWDLITSYPWLGALVNHAYGCIASNLLVIPTLIPLYNNYLKANEKQADLEAIATIDNPEALIAALKKYDTQPHNQQSFLSRVEQALLDDHPEIKSRIQYCIQEAKKRNAHQFNHFAIPAAAAA from the coding sequence ATGAACAGCTCAATTCTTACACAACGTTATGCACAACGCGTACTTTGTAGCGTTGCTTTTGCACTTGCCAGCTTACTGGCAACCCCCGTGCTGTCTGCAAAAAATCCACGTACGCCGTTGCAGCAAGAATGCATAACCTTTACCTCATCATTACCCATTCCAAAAGTTCCAGACAATAAGAAAAGCTCTTTTCAAGAGCGCATGAGCAACATTCTCGATCTTGATTATTTTGATTTTTCAATTGAAGACTGGTTTTGGCTTGCTCCAACCAACGAACAAAAAACACCTCGCTTGCACGCCATGATTCAAAAAATTGCAGCCCGCCAAGGAATACCAACTCCAAAAATTTTTATTGTTAAAGAGAAATGGCCGTTTGGCGACCAAGCGTTAACATGGTCACCACGCGGACAAGAAAGCATTATCATTGTTGGCGAAGAACTTCTTTTAAACACAACCGAAGACCAAGCAGAAGCAATTGTGGCGCACGAACTAGGTCATATCAAACATAATCACAGTAAAAATCGCATCATGATGAAATATGCTTTGTACGCTTTTGCTTTTGTTTTTATGACACTGACTCTCTCTCTACCGCTGGTAGGCTGGCTCAATCCATGGGATCTTATAACATCATACCCGTGGCTTGGCGCACTCGTTAATCATGCTTACGGCTGCATTGCATCAAATCTACTGGTAATTCCAACACTCATTCCGCTCTACAACAACTATCTTAAAGCCAATGAAAAACAAGCTGACCTTGAAGCAATTGCAACAATCGACAATCCAGAAGCACTCATCGCAGCACTTAAAAAATATGACACTCAACCACACAACCAACAATCATTCTTGAGTCGAGTAGAACAGGCGCTACTCGATGATCATCCAGAAATTAAAAGCCGTATTCAGTACTGCATTCAAGAAGCAAAAAAAAGAAATGCGCATCAGTTTAATCATTTTGCCATACCCGCTGCCGCAGCGGCTTAG
- a CDS encoding M48 family metalloprotease: protein MKIVKKLTNLTTLVLVFLATTQPYAYNVASGDNNMSEAGMLFVNQNLTNDYLNLYREHSKKNDQTNSTTAKLRRKIGLMTADQNNAPTLYAMVEKYATKLGIEVPKILITTHESLVQKWVICSPAATWSLTQSKAVIIVSNELLQYSNTNEVEAVIAHELAHIKHNHVPKKMALHCALFCFFSYVVPLYVPGTIFSYVCLDISWLPEILQPCLLNIKPLLLATFPLTSGYSRATEKEADTTAMSILEKPEGLVTFFEKIAPYCPHYETTWEKITYYFSTHPENRERIKYCTQAAQAPSRRSSSSSGWSGAEAAAAA from the coding sequence ATGAAGATAGTTAAAAAACTTACAAACCTTACAACACTCGTACTCGTTTTTTTGGCAACCACACAACCATACGCTTACAACGTAGCAAGCGGCGACAATAACATGAGCGAAGCAGGCATGTTATTTGTTAACCAAAATCTTACAAACGACTACCTCAATCTCTATCGCGAACACAGCAAAAAAAATGATCAAACCAACAGCACCACGGCAAAATTGCGCAGAAAAATTGGCCTTATGACTGCTGATCAAAACAATGCACCAACGCTGTACGCTATGGTCGAAAAATATGCAACCAAGCTTGGTATTGAAGTTCCAAAAATTCTCATAACAACGCATGAATCACTTGTACAAAAATGGGTGATTTGTTCGCCAGCCGCAACATGGTCGTTAACACAGAGTAAGGCTGTTATTATAGTCAGCAACGAGCTCTTACAATATTCAAACACTAACGAAGTTGAAGCGGTTATTGCACATGAACTTGCTCACATAAAACACAACCACGTTCCTAAAAAAATGGCACTTCATTGCGCGCTGTTTTGTTTCTTTTCATACGTTGTACCACTGTACGTGCCCGGAACCATCTTTTCATATGTATGCTTGGATATTTCGTGGCTTCCAGAAATTTTGCAACCGTGCCTGCTCAACATTAAACCACTGTTACTTGCCACATTCCCACTCACCAGCGGCTACTCACGAGCAACAGAAAAAGAAGCAGACACAACAGCAATGTCAATTCTTGAAAAGCCAGAAGGGCTGGTAACATTTTTTGAAAAAATCGCACCATACTGCCCACACTATGAAACAACCTGGGAAAAAATTACGTATTATTTTAGCACGCACCCAGAAAATCGCGAACGCATTAAGTACTGCACACAGGCAGCACAAGCCCCTTCGAGACGCTCTTCGAGCTCCTCAGGGTGGTCGGGAGCAGAAGCTGCAGCAGCAGCGTAA